The following are encoded together in the Humulus lupulus chromosome 5, drHumLupu1.1, whole genome shotgun sequence genome:
- the LOC133778259 gene encoding uncharacterized protein LOC133778259 isoform X1, whose translation MKLVWSPETASKAYIDTVKACEIFRESGVAELVSAMAAGWNAKFIVETWSQGGPITTSIGLAVASRHTGGRHVCIVPDEKSSSDYVKALSEAGVSAEVIVAGDAAEEAMDGLVGVDFLVVDGRQKDFARVLRVAKLSQRGAVLVCKNATSKNATGFRWRSVVEEGGCGSRRLVRSVFLPVGNGLDIAHVGAGAGGSSSPAKGDRRRWIKHVDRQSGEEYVIRK comes from the exons atgaagctAGTTTGGTCTCCTGAAACAGCATCGAAAGCTTACATCGATACTGTCAAAGCA TGCGAGATTTTTCGAGAATCAGGCGTGGCGGAGCTGGTTTCCGCCATGGCAGCCGGCTGGAACGCCAAATTCATCGTGGAGACATGGTCACAGGGAGGACCGATCACTACCAGCATCGGCCTCGCCGTAGCTAGCCGCCACACGGGCGGAAGACACGTGTGCATAGTCCCTGACGAGAAGTCGAGTTCGGACTACGTCAAAGCCCTGAGCGAAGCTGGGGTTTCGGCTGAGGTAATCGTGGCCGGAGATGCCGCAGAGGAAGCCATGGATGGCCTCGTCGGGGTCGATTTTCTGGTTGTGGATGGCCGGCAAAAGGACTTCGCTAGAGTTCTGAGAGTGGCGAAGCTGAGCCAGAGAGGAGCCGTTCTGGTTTGCAAGAACGCGACTTCGAAAAACGCCACCGGTTTCAGGTGGCGGAGCGTGGTGGAAGAAGGTGGTTGTGGGTCGCGGCGGTTGGTTCGGTCTGTGTTTTTGCCGGTCGGGAATGGACTTGATATTGCCCACGTCGGCGCCGGTGCCGGAGGGAGTTCGAGTCCGGCGAAGGGAGATCGTCGGAGATGGATTAAACATGTGGATCGACAATCGGGAGAGGAATATGTTATTCGAAAGTAA
- the LOC133778259 gene encoding uncharacterized protein LOC133778259 isoform X2, whose protein sequence is MAAGWNAKFIVETWSQGGPITTSIGLAVASRHTGGRHVCIVPDEKSSSDYVKALSEAGVSAEVIVAGDAAEEAMDGLVGVDFLVVDGRQKDFARVLRVAKLSQRGAVLVCKNATSKNATGFRWRSVVEEGGCGSRRLVRSVFLPVGNGLDIAHVGAGAGGSSSPAKGDRRRWIKHVDRQSGEEYVIRK, encoded by the coding sequence ATGGCAGCCGGCTGGAACGCCAAATTCATCGTGGAGACATGGTCACAGGGAGGACCGATCACTACCAGCATCGGCCTCGCCGTAGCTAGCCGCCACACGGGCGGAAGACACGTGTGCATAGTCCCTGACGAGAAGTCGAGTTCGGACTACGTCAAAGCCCTGAGCGAAGCTGGGGTTTCGGCTGAGGTAATCGTGGCCGGAGATGCCGCAGAGGAAGCCATGGATGGCCTCGTCGGGGTCGATTTTCTGGTTGTGGATGGCCGGCAAAAGGACTTCGCTAGAGTTCTGAGAGTGGCGAAGCTGAGCCAGAGAGGAGCCGTTCTGGTTTGCAAGAACGCGACTTCGAAAAACGCCACCGGTTTCAGGTGGCGGAGCGTGGTGGAAGAAGGTGGTTGTGGGTCGCGGCGGTTGGTTCGGTCTGTGTTTTTGCCGGTCGGGAATGGACTTGATATTGCCCACGTCGGCGCCGGTGCCGGAGGGAGTTCGAGTCCGGCGAAGGGAGATCGTCGGAGATGGATTAAACATGTGGATCGACAATCGGGAGAGGAATATGTTATTCGAAAGTAA